Genomic window (Dyadobacter fanqingshengii):
CCAATTAAAACGCAAAAAGGCAGCTTATCGCCGCAAAAGGAAGTGATCATGAAACGGCTGGTTTTGTTTGTGCTTCTTTGCGGCGCCCTATCTCAGATGGGTATGGGCCAGAATGTGGCATTGGGCCAGTGGGAAACGCATTTCAATTATCTTTCCGCGAAGCACATAGTTCGGGTTAATGATCACATTTTTTGCGCTTCGCATAACGGCCTTTTCAGCATTCATACCATTGATAAGCATATCAAAACCTGGTCAAAATCAGACGGTCTGACGAGCACTGGAATCAGCAGCATGGCTTTTGATCAGGAGCAGAATCTTTTGCTTCTGGCGTATAGGGATGGCAATGTTGATTTGGTTTATCTGGATCAATCCGTGCAGCCCGAACAAATTATCAGTTGGCCCGTTTTTGCGCAGAATCCCGATTTACCAGAAAATAAGAACATCAAGCGTGTCATTTTGCGGGAAAATCTCGCCTACCTCTGTACTGGTTTTGGCATTGTGGTTCTGGACATCAAAAATCAGCAGGTCGAAGAAACCTACCGTTATATCGGAACCAATGGGACGCAAGTATCTGTAAGCGACATTGCCTTTGCTGGTGACTCACTATTTGCGGTAACGGCGCAGGGAATTCTTGCAACTTCCATGTCTCCGGCTGTTAACAGGCAGTATTTTGCCAATTGGAAAACAGTTGCGACGCCGGCAAAAGCGGTAGCCATTGCGGCCAGTGCTGCTCAGCTTTATATAGGTTGTGCAGGCAGGGGTTTATACCAAAGAGAAAAAGGGAACTGGAAATCTGTCTTCCTATCAAGCAGCCAAACGTATTTTTTAAATGCATCAGAAAATGAACTCACCGCCACATTGGATGATCGGGTCATTTTATTCAACCAAAAAAACGAGGCGAAAACATTCACTAGCCCTTTGTTCAAAGCTCCTGAGGAATCAGTTCAGATAAATAGTGAAAGGTTTTGGATCGCCGATGCAAAAAATGGTTTGCTCCATAACGAAAACCAGGCATTTCAATCTTTCGCTCCCCTACAAGCCGACACCACTATTTTCCCAAGAAGAGATTCTTCCATTATTGATTTGAATGCACTCAGCTGGACAAGACTTCCGGAATATCTGGGCGGCGGCATATTGGTCAAAAACACTCAGAATCAGCAACGTATTCTTACAACAAATTTGGGAAGCGGCAGTTTGCCTTCTTCTATTGTTAATAGTCTGGCCATTGATGTGGATGGAAACATTTGGTTTGCGAGCGATAAAGGAGTTGGCTATTTTGTTACTGATGACATTCTGAATGCGGCGAGGGTCGATGCTGTTTTGCCTATTTACGGCCAGCGAAGACTTTTTGCCAATGAAAAATGCACTGCAATTGCTATTGAACCAGGCAATCGAAAATGGATAGGCACACGAAACGGCTTGTATCTGTTCAATGAAGATGGGACTGAGTTGATCCAAAAAATTTCTGCAGCCGACAGTCCTTTACCCTCCGATTCAATCAGCGCATTGCAATGCGACTCCGAAAAAGGCATTTTGTTTATTGATACACCCAATGGAATGGTTTCGTACAGAAGCAATTCCACAACCTCGTCTGAGGATTTTTCGGGTGTAAAGATATTTCCCAACCCGGTGCAGCCCGGATATGGAGGGACGATTGGCATAACTGGCTTGATGAATGATTCGGTCGTTAAAATCACTGAACTTTCCGGCCGCCTGATTTACGAAACAAAGTCGCAAGGAGGCACCGCTTCCTGGGATCTGAATGATTACACCGGCAGACGTGCCAAAGGCGGAATTTATATGGTCCTCATTGTGACCTCCGACGGGAATGAGAAGTTTGCCGGAAAACTGGCCGTAATAAACTGAAACTATGACAACCCCAGAATTTGCACCCTATATCGTAGGCATTACCGGCGGAAGCGCATCGGGCAAAACCTTTTTTATGAAGAGCCTGATCGATTCTTTTGAAAAAGAAGAAATTACCCGAATTTCCCAGGACAATTATTACCGCCCCATTCACGAAATCCCGAGGGATGAAAATGGCGTAGAAAATTTTGATCTTCCCGAGACCATTGACCACCACTTATTTGCCGAACACATTGCCTTATTGCGGGCAGGACGGGAGGTGCATCAAAAAGAGTATACATTCAATAATCCGCTGATCAAACCTGAGATCCTTGTTTTTGAGCCGAGGCCCATTATCATTGTCGAAGGCATTTTTGTTTTTTATTTCCCCGAGATCGCCAGGCTGATAGACCTGAAAATATTTGTGGATGCCAAAGAGCATG
Coding sequences:
- a CDS encoding PorZ beta-propeller-like domain-containing protein encodes the protein MKRLVLFVLLCGALSQMGMGQNVALGQWETHFNYLSAKHIVRVNDHIFCASHNGLFSIHTIDKHIKTWSKSDGLTSTGISSMAFDQEQNLLLLAYRDGNVDLVYLDQSVQPEQIISWPVFAQNPDLPENKNIKRVILRENLAYLCTGFGIVVLDIKNQQVEETYRYIGTNGTQVSVSDIAFAGDSLFAVTAQGILATSMSPAVNRQYFANWKTVATPAKAVAIAASAAQLYIGCAGRGLYQREKGNWKSVFLSSSQTYFLNASENELTATLDDRVILFNQKNEAKTFTSPLFKAPEESVQINSERFWIADAKNGLLHNENQAFQSFAPLQADTTIFPRRDSSIIDLNALSWTRLPEYLGGGILVKNTQNQQRILTTNLGSGSLPSSIVNSLAIDVDGNIWFASDKGVGYFVTDDILNAARVDAVLPIYGQRRLFANEKCTAIAIEPGNRKWIGTRNGLYLFNEDGTELIQKISAADSPLPSDSISALQCDSEKGILFIDTPNGMVSYRSNSTTSSEDFSGVKIFPNPVQPGYGGTIGITGLMNDSVVKITELSGRLIYETKSQGGTASWDLNDYTGRRAKGGIYMVLIVTSDGNEKFAGKLAVIN
- a CDS encoding uridine kinase family protein; protein product: MTTPEFAPYIVGITGGSASGKTFFMKSLIDSFEKEEITRISQDNYYRPIHEIPRDENGVENFDLPETIDHHLFAEHIALLRAGREVHQKEYTFNNPLIKPEILVFEPRPIIIVEGIFVFYFPEIARLIDLKIFVDAKEHVKIKRRIIRDNNERGYDLDDVLYRWEHHVAPTYDKFILPLRSEADMIINNNTRFDTGLEVLKGFLKGKLAERKI